A genomic region of Desulfosarcina ovata subsp. ovata contains the following coding sequences:
- a CDS encoding B12-binding domain-containing radical SAM protein produces MTSTATTVPHILLVNPWIHDFAAYDFWAAPLGLLTLGGILRDHGARISFVDCLDRFHPLQAALPLVDKRCGRGPYIKTTIPKPPGLADIPRNYCRYGVPPEWLRHDLAVLPPPDLVLVTSLMTYWYPGVRETIAVIKSVFSDVPVVLGGIYATLCAEHAERHCGADHVISGPGEAAILPMVARLTGWRPTPRHDPTDLDTLPLPALDLTRRLVHVPLLTSRGCPFQCAYCASHRLQPRMMRRSPTSVVAEIVHWHRDHGVKDFAFYDDALLVDADRHIVPLLEGVIEAGITVRFHTPNALHIRNITRPLAILMRRAGFHTIRLGLETTAFERRQSMDRKVTEEEFLRALNHLKAAGFAADQVGAYLLAGLPGQDVAAVESSIAVVKAAGITPVIAHYTPIPHTPMWEAAVEASRYDLAADPIYTNNAIFPCRSETFSWEVLTRLKTLARA; encoded by the coding sequence ATGACGTCCACCGCTACCACCGTCCCCCACATCCTCCTGGTCAATCCCTGGATTCACGATTTTGCAGCCTACGATTTCTGGGCCGCACCACTGGGACTGTTGACCTTGGGGGGCATTCTGCGCGACCATGGGGCACGGATCTCATTTGTGGATTGCCTGGACCGTTTCCATCCCCTGCAGGCCGCGCTTCCTTTGGTTGACAAGCGCTGCGGCCGCGGACCCTATATTAAGACGACCATCCCCAAACCACCGGGGCTGGCCGACATTCCGCGTAATTACTGTCGCTACGGAGTCCCTCCCGAATGGTTGCGCCATGACCTGGCCGTCCTGCCGCCGCCGGATCTGGTGCTGGTCACATCCCTGATGACCTACTGGTATCCGGGGGTTCGTGAAACCATTGCAGTGATCAAATCGGTGTTTTCCGACGTGCCGGTGGTACTGGGCGGCATCTATGCCACCTTATGCGCCGAGCACGCCGAAAGGCATTGTGGGGCCGATCATGTGATCAGCGGGCCGGGAGAGGCGGCGATCCTGCCGATGGTGGCCCGGCTGACCGGATGGCGCCCCACGCCACGCCACGATCCGACGGATCTGGATACTCTGCCGCTGCCCGCTCTGGATCTGACCCGTCGCCTGGTCCATGTGCCGCTGCTGACGTCCCGGGGGTGTCCGTTTCAGTGTGCCTACTGCGCGTCCCATCGGTTGCAGCCCCGCATGATGCGCCGCAGCCCGACATCGGTGGTGGCGGAGATCGTTCACTGGCACCGCGACCATGGGGTCAAGGATTTTGCCTTTTACGACGATGCCCTGCTGGTGGATGCCGACCGGCATATTGTTCCGCTGCTCGAAGGGGTGATCGAGGCAGGCATCACGGTCCGGTTTCACACGCCCAACGCCTTGCACATCCGCAATATTACCCGGCCTTTGGCTATCCTGATGCGGCGGGCCGGATTCCACACGATCCGCCTGGGCCTGGAAACCACCGCCTTCGAGCGGCGCCAAAGCATGGACCGCAAGGTGACCGAGGAGGAATTTTTGCGTGCGCTGAACCATCTGAAAGCGGCCGGTTTTGCTGCCGATCAAGTGGGGGCCTACCTGCTGGCCGGTCTTCCGGGGCAGGATGTTGCCGCTGTCGAGTCATCCATCGCCGTGGTCAAGGCGGCTGGTATCACGCCGGTGATCGCGCACTATACGCCGATTCCCCACACGCCCATGTGGGAGGCGGCCGTAGAGGCCTCGCGCTATGATCTGGCCGCCGATCCCATCTACACCAATAACGCCATTTTCCCCTGCCGCAGCGAGACCTTCTCCTGGGAGGTGCTCACCCGGCTGAAGACTCTGGCAAGGGCTTGA
- a CDS encoding NAD(P)H-dependent flavin oxidoreductase, giving the protein MKMPELKIGHLISRLPIVQGGMGVGISMSGLASAVANAGGIGVIAGAMAGITEKDIATNGLEANCRALAREIRKAKEKTTGIVGVNIMVALTHFADMVKTAIAEKVDLIFAGAGLPLDLPGFLKKGDRTRLVPIVSSGRAAGVICKRWYQRYGYLPDAFVVEGPKAGGHLGFKAEQLDDPAFCLENLVAEVLAEVKSVEAEHGVHIPVIAAGGVYDGADIRRFLEMGASGVQMGTRFVATHECDADAAFKQSYVDARKEDLMVIKSPVGLPGRALRNQFLLDVAEGSRRPFRCPYHCIKTCDPENSPYCIGIALAMARQGKLKNGFAFAGANAFRVDKIVSVKELMNSLESDYDQATA; this is encoded by the coding sequence ATGAAAATGCCTGAACTGAAAATTGGTCATTTGATCAGTCGGTTGCCTATTGTCCAGGGTGGAATGGGGGTCGGTATCTCCATGTCCGGCCTGGCTTCCGCCGTGGCCAATGCCGGTGGGATCGGTGTGATTGCCGGTGCCATGGCCGGCATTACCGAAAAAGATATCGCGACTAACGGGCTTGAGGCCAACTGCCGGGCGCTTGCACGGGAGATCCGCAAAGCCAAAGAGAAGACCACCGGGATCGTTGGCGTCAACATCATGGTGGCCTTGACCCATTTTGCTGATATGGTCAAAACTGCCATTGCCGAAAAAGTGGATCTTATTTTCGCCGGTGCCGGTTTACCGCTGGACCTGCCCGGCTTCCTCAAGAAGGGCGACCGGACACGCCTGGTGCCCATTGTCAGTTCGGGACGCGCTGCCGGCGTCATCTGCAAACGCTGGTACCAGCGCTACGGCTACCTGCCCGATGCCTTTGTGGTGGAGGGTCCCAAGGCCGGCGGGCACCTGGGCTTCAAGGCCGAGCAACTGGACGACCCGGCCTTCTGCCTGGAGAATCTGGTCGCTGAAGTGCTGGCAGAAGTGAAAAGCGTCGAGGCCGAGCACGGTGTGCACATTCCGGTGATTGCCGCCGGCGGCGTTTACGACGGTGCCGATATCCGACGCTTTCTGGAAATGGGGGCCAGTGGGGTGCAGATGGGTACCCGCTTCGTGGCCACCCATGAGTGCGATGCCGATGCGGCTTTCAAACAGTCTTACGTGGATGCCCGCAAGGAAGACCTGATGGTGATCAAGAGCCCGGTGGGGCTGCCCGGCCGGGCATTGCGCAACCAGTTTCTGCTGGATGTGGCCGAGGGATCCCGACGGCCCTTCCGTTGTCCCTACCACTGCATCAAGACCTGCGATCCGGAAAACAGTCCCTATTGCATCGGTATCGCACTGGCCATGGCCAGGCAGGGCAAACTGAAAAACGGGTTTGCTTTTGCCGGTGCCAACGCCTTCCGGGTGGATAAAATTGTTTCCGTTAAAGAGTTGATGAACTCCCTCGAATCCGACTACGATCAAGCCACAGCCTGA
- a CDS encoding PAS domain S-box protein, producing the protein MMNKSITKKIARYEKQYKLIEKAIVDVIFVVDMETMTFFYISPSIEKIIGYGTNEMVRIPINDCVMPHSYRKAMEYLAEGYRKYRLGKNIKRTAQLELIHKDGSRFWVEITAKFFKGETDEIQLFGVMRNISSQRAIEQERNELLQRLEASLGQQKVLQAENEMLRGLLPICSGCKKIRDEDGKWWQVEEYVSMHSEADFSHTICPPCKKRIYPEID; encoded by the coding sequence ATGATGAACAAATCCATTACAAAAAAAATCGCCCGATACGAAAAACAGTACAAACTCATTGAAAAAGCCATTGTCGATGTAATCTTTGTCGTGGATATGGAAACGATGACCTTTTTCTACATCAGCCCGTCCATTGAAAAGATCATCGGCTATGGCACGAATGAGATGGTTCGGATCCCCATCAATGATTGTGTAATGCCCCATTCCTATAGGAAAGCAATGGAGTACCTGGCCGAAGGATATCGCAAATACCGGTTGGGGAAAAACATCAAGCGGACTGCGCAACTGGAACTCATTCACAAGGATGGATCCCGTTTCTGGGTCGAAATCACGGCCAAGTTTTTCAAGGGGGAAACCGATGAAATCCAGCTTTTCGGTGTCATGCGCAATATCTCCAGCCAGCGGGCCATTGAACAAGAGCGCAACGAACTGCTCCAACGGCTGGAAGCGTCCTTGGGCCAGCAGAAAGTCCTGCAAGCGGAAAATGAAATGCTCCGCGGCCTGTTGCCCATCTGCTCGGGGTGTAAAAAAATCCGTGACGAAGATGGCAAGTGGTGGCAGGTCGAAGAGTATGTCTCCATGCATTCCGAGGCTGATTTTTCCCACACCATTTGCCCGCCCTGCAAAAAACGCATCTATCCTGAAATTGATTGA
- a CDS encoding B12-binding domain-containing radical SAM protein, whose product MKVVLISMPDVAPLIIHEAAVHMPGHGIACVGGNIDPEHDVYLIDLIRKRRSIRRYLTRTLTRIRPELVGLSAMAWQYDTCLKLARLIKTILPEVKIVIGGYHATLMSEEIAASPEAALIDFIIRGEGEEACRRLVNALAGKDDLASIPSLSYKADGRFVHNPWSGTLDLDTLRLPIRDKRRLTWGYHILYSKIELLETSRGCTRTCNFCSMKHMYGRTFRTYPIKRVLADLDDIYYKRKVRWVFIVDDNMVLDPQRVMDLCDAIIRRGYRKLNLVVQADCISMSRNEEMVKKMAQAGFRSVFLGIENVSRKNLAAAHKGDIVTASQKAVEICHRHGIMVIGGLIFGFPDDDEADIVNNYQFLNTIDADAAYCQILTPYPKTEMRQQLIDQGMVTNPDNLKRYSGLWANVRTRHLSSERLQYLFWYHRQKVLGWWKPSGRVRSQGKGWTSIWTFTFKPFLKLYYGHILRKHGWIGRYERELKRLAKMNYFPDLEN is encoded by the coding sequence ATGAAAGTGGTCTTGATCTCCATGCCGGACGTGGCCCCGTTGATTATCCACGAAGCGGCGGTTCACATGCCGGGTCACGGGATTGCCTGCGTGGGCGGCAACATCGACCCGGAGCACGATGTCTACCTGATCGACCTGATTCGCAAACGCCGTAGCATCCGCCGGTATCTCACCCGTACCCTGACCCGCATCCGACCGGAACTGGTCGGGCTCTCGGCCATGGCCTGGCAGTATGACACCTGCCTGAAACTGGCGCGCCTGATCAAAACCATCCTGCCGGAAGTAAAAATCGTCATCGGCGGTTATCACGCCACCTTGATGAGCGAGGAGATCGCCGCATCGCCCGAAGCGGCATTGATCGACTTCATCATCCGCGGCGAGGGGGAAGAGGCCTGCCGTCGGCTGGTCAACGCCCTGGCCGGCAAGGATGACCTGGCGTCGATCCCCTCACTCTCCTACAAAGCCGACGGCCGCTTCGTACACAACCCCTGGAGCGGTACGCTGGACCTGGACACCCTCAGGCTGCCCATCCGCGACAAGCGGCGGCTCACCTGGGGCTATCACATCCTCTATTCCAAAATCGAGCTCTTGGAGACCTCCCGCGGCTGCACCCGGACCTGCAATTTCTGCAGCATGAAGCACATGTACGGCCGGACCTTTCGCACCTATCCCATCAAGCGGGTGCTGGCCGACCTGGACGACATCTACTACAAACGCAAGGTGCGCTGGGTCTTCATCGTGGACGACAACATGGTCCTCGATCCCCAGCGGGTCATGGACCTGTGTGACGCCATCATCCGGCGCGGATACCGCAAGTTGAACCTGGTGGTGCAGGCCGACTGCATCTCCATGTCCCGCAACGAGGAGATGGTGAAAAAGATGGCCCAGGCCGGGTTCCGTTCGGTCTTCCTGGGCATTGAGAACGTTTCCCGGAAGAACCTGGCCGCCGCCCACAAAGGTGACATCGTCACCGCCTCCCAGAAGGCTGTGGAGATCTGCCACCGGCACGGCATCATGGTCATCGGCGGTCTGATCTTCGGATTCCCCGACGATGACGAGGCGGACATCGTCAACAATTATCAGTTTCTCAATACCATTGACGCGGATGCAGCCTACTGCCAGATTCTGACGCCTTATCCGAAAACCGAAATGCGCCAGCAGCTCATCGACCAGGGCATGGTCACCAACCCGGACAACCTAAAACGCTACAGCGGCCTGTGGGCCAATGTACGCACCCGGCACCTCTCGTCGGAACGGCTCCAGTACCTGTTCTGGTATCACCGCCAGAAGGTGCTCGGCTGGTGGAAGCCGTCCGGCCGCGTACGCAGCCAGGGCAAAGGCTGGACCTCCATCTGGACCTTTACCTTCAAGCCGTTCCTCAAGCTGTACTATGGACACATTCTTAGAAAACACGGCTGGATCGGACGCTATGAACGGGAACTGAAACGGCTGGCAAAAATGAATTACTTTCCTGACCTCGAAAATTGA
- the ald gene encoding alanine dehydrogenase: MIVGILKEIKAEENRVSMTPAGVEVMIHHDHTVLVEKTAGVGSGFDDDAYAKAGATLIDSPQDIYAKADMVMHVKEPLAAEYDLIRKGQIVFTYLHLAADEPQTRALVKSRAVCIAYETIQKADGTLPLLTPMSEVAGRMAIQQGAKYLEMAQGGQGVLLGGVPGVDPGMVVVIGGGVVGVNAAKMACGLGAKVYLLDMNLDRLRYLSDVMPANCFTLMSSPATIRDLVTRADVVVGAVLIPGAKAPKLVTRDMLPTMKPGSVLVDVAIDQGGCFETSKATTHSHPTYVVDNVVHYCVANMPGAVAKTSTLALTNATLPYALKIADQGWKAAMQASREIRLGANVVDGKITYRAVAEAFGLDCTSIDKLL; encoded by the coding sequence ATGATTGTCGGAATTCTGAAGGAGATCAAAGCGGAGGAGAACCGGGTGAGCATGACACCGGCGGGTGTGGAGGTGATGATCCACCACGACCACACAGTGCTGGTGGAGAAAACGGCCGGTGTCGGCAGCGGCTTTGACGACGACGCATATGCCAAGGCCGGGGCGACCCTGATCGATAGCCCCCAGGACATCTACGCCAAGGCCGACATGGTCATGCACGTCAAGGAGCCGCTGGCCGCCGAGTACGACCTGATCCGCAAAGGACAGATCGTCTTCACCTATCTGCACCTGGCCGCCGACGAGCCCCAGACCCGGGCCCTGGTCAAAAGCCGTGCGGTGTGCATCGCCTACGAAACCATCCAAAAGGCCGACGGCACCCTGCCCCTGCTCACCCCCATGAGCGAGGTGGCCGGCCGCATGGCCATCCAGCAGGGGGCCAAGTACCTGGAGATGGCCCAGGGAGGCCAGGGCGTGCTGTTGGGTGGCGTTCCCGGCGTGGACCCGGGCATGGTGGTGGTGATCGGTGGCGGCGTGGTGGGCGTCAACGCGGCCAAGATGGCCTGCGGCCTGGGCGCCAAGGTCTACCTGCTGGACATGAACCTGGACCGGCTGCGCTACCTGAGCGACGTGATGCCGGCCAACTGTTTCACCCTGATGTCCAGCCCGGCGACGATCCGCGATCTGGTTACCCGGGCCGACGTGGTGGTGGGGGCGGTGCTGATTCCCGGTGCCAAGGCGCCCAAGCTGGTTACCCGCGACATGCTGCCGACCATGAAACCCGGATCGGTGCTGGTGGACGTGGCCATCGACCAGGGGGGCTGCTTCGAGACCTCCAAGGCGACCACCCACAGCCATCCCACCTATGTGGTGGACAATGTGGTGCATTACTGCGTGGCCAACATGCCCGGCGCCGTGGCCAAGACCTCGACCCTGGCTCTGACCAACGCGACATTGCCCTACGCCCTGAAGATCGCCGACCAGGGCTGGAAGGCGGCCATGCAGGCGAGCCGCGAGATCCGCCTGGGCGCCAACGTGGTCGACGGCAAGATCACCTACCGGGCCGTGGCCGAAGCCTTCGGACTGGACTGCACGTCCATCGACAAGCTGCTGTAG
- a CDS encoding cold-shock protein has translation MVNGVVKWFNSSKGYGFIEQEDGPDVFVHHSGINASGFRSLNEGDRVTFEIVQGPKGPAAANVTVV, from the coding sequence ATGGTTAACGGCGTAGTAAAGTGGTTTAACAGCAGTAAAGGCTACGGTTTCATTGAGCAGGAAGATGGGCCGGATGTATTTGTCCATCATTCAGGAATCAATGCAAGCGGGTTCCGGTCTCTCAACGAGGGCGACCGGGTGACCTTTGAGATCGTTCAGGGGCCGAAAGGTCCTGCCGCCGCCAACGTTACTGTTGTCTAA
- a CDS encoding Lrp/AsnC family transcriptional regulator: MLSDLEKRVISAIQGDIPIVSRPYQALAEAIGIPEATFIAVLQGLTDRGVIRRFGATLRHQKSGYQANAMTAWQVPEDRIEAVGKIMASFRAVSHCYRRDPAEDWPYNLYTMIHGKSEDDCRATAREIADKSGVDTYQLLFSRRELKKISMTYFPDAAS, from the coding sequence ATGCTGTCTGATCTTGAAAAGCGCGTGATATCCGCCATTCAGGGGGATATCCCCATTGTATCCCGCCCTTACCAGGCGCTTGCCGAAGCGATCGGTATTCCTGAGGCGACTTTTATCGCTGTCCTCCAGGGGCTGACCGACCGGGGTGTGATCCGTCGCTTCGGTGCCACCCTGCGCCACCAGAAATCCGGCTACCAGGCCAATGCCATGACTGCCTGGCAGGTTCCCGAAGATCGCATTGAGGCGGTGGGCAAGATCATGGCCTCTTTCCGCGCCGTCTCCCACTGCTACCGCCGTGACCCGGCCGAAGACTGGCCGTACAATCTCTACACCATGATTCACGGCAAAAGCGAGGACGACTGCCGCGCCACGGCCCGTGAGATCGCTGATAAATCCGGTGTGGATACCTATCAGTTGCTCTTCAGCCGCCGCGAACTGAAGAAGATTTCGATGACCTACTTTCCGGATGCGGCATCGTGA
- the mtnA gene encoding S-methyl-5-thioribose-1-phosphate isomerase translates to MNVDGKQVRPIWLGEDGVTVKVIDQRQLPHCFVVADLITVDQVIEAIQEMFVRGAPLIGVTGAYGVMLAAIAAQTTADPLKTIQAECDRIRAARPTAVNLAWGVDRVFQRVLAAGSDAERIEAARSEAAAIAELEAENCRLIGEHGARLIQAISHGKRGDTVNILTHCNAGWLACIEYGTATAPIYEAHHRGIDVHVWVDETRPLNQGARLTAWEMGKHGVPHTVITDNAGGHLMQHGRVDMVIVGTDRSTHTGDVANKIGTYLKALAARDNGIPFYVALPSSTFDWAMTDGVKEIPIEERNPDEVRYIQGLAGGKLVKVLVPPEASPAADFAFDVTPARLVTGFITERGICGASRTEIHQLFPEHD, encoded by the coding sequence ATGAACGTCGATGGCAAACAAGTCCGTCCCATTTGGCTGGGCGAAGACGGCGTTACTGTCAAAGTGATCGATCAGCGCCAATTGCCCCACTGTTTTGTGGTGGCCGATTTGATAACCGTGGACCAGGTCATCGAGGCCATCCAGGAAATGTTTGTCCGTGGTGCGCCGCTCATTGGCGTGACCGGTGCCTACGGGGTGATGCTCGCCGCGATTGCCGCTCAGACCACTGCCGATCCGCTGAAGACGATCCAGGCGGAGTGCGACCGGATCCGGGCGGCTCGCCCCACGGCGGTGAACCTGGCCTGGGGGGTGGACCGGGTGTTCCAGCGGGTACTGGCCGCCGGGTCGGATGCGGAGCGAATTGAGGCGGCCCGTAGCGAGGCCGCTGCGATTGCCGAACTGGAGGCCGAGAATTGCCGCCTGATCGGGGAGCATGGCGCCAGGCTGATCCAGGCGATCAGCCACGGGAAACGCGGTGATACGGTGAATATCCTGACCCATTGCAATGCCGGCTGGCTGGCCTGTATCGAGTACGGCACGGCCACGGCCCCCATTTACGAAGCCCATCATCGCGGAATCGATGTGCATGTGTGGGTGGACGAAACCCGGCCCCTGAACCAGGGGGCACGGCTGACGGCCTGGGAAATGGGCAAACACGGGGTGCCCCATACCGTGATTACGGACAACGCCGGTGGCCATCTGATGCAGCACGGCCGGGTGGACATGGTGATCGTGGGCACCGACCGTTCCACCCACACCGGCGATGTGGCCAACAAAATCGGCACCTATCTCAAAGCCCTGGCGGCCCGGGACAACGGCATCCCTTTTTATGTGGCGCTGCCGTCTTCCACTTTCGACTGGGCCATGACCGACGGCGTGAAAGAGATTCCCATCGAGGAGCGCAATCCGGATGAAGTGCGTTATATCCAGGGCCTGGCCGGCGGAAAGCTGGTCAAGGTCTTGGTCCCGCCGGAAGCGAGTCCGGCCGCGGATTTTGCTTTTGACGTGACGCCGGCGCGGCTGGTGACCGGTTTTATCACCGAAAGGGGCATCTGCGGCGCCAGCCGGACGGAGATTCATCAACTTTTTCCCGAGCACGATTAA
- a CDS encoding DNA integrity scanning protein DisA nucleotide-binding domain protein → MTLNTFIRHCLGDTLDGLRDGLSHFSGPSRAAILFAMAPDAPAYVFDPQHLLSGHEPRLRELFLENREWRNRPPMRPGSLKFNHIMPEKNLQLTGLISYGGRSGAVYYQMWFTEHHPDMCSLGPTERWLEHAAWRFSHDMASESTLYTGISGGFLREYAAHAVRDDVVDRMNMILGWDTRLRIYPILDAVLELSRTREEGAWPRGELVFVEPHAIEQIPFLVHFSPSEQPALENIKHVRKLLAAVEQAGLKLISDGQSVAGIATENLPSFTITADFKGGHGFLRVVDETVCSFADGTYQSTTRRANLVHLEEAFLESELDAEIGNTLFKIVAALVHQAVDQKHGATIVLDLNPTPIFISGQSFERPRDLRDPAILNLAKSLFRVDGALHIGADMHLHGFACLLDGRSFPGENRARGARYNSALRFTAEHDNVIVVVVSSDRPVSVIQAGIEASAACQWKPVSHLILTPIPLEEWVRRNGD, encoded by the coding sequence GTGACCCTCAACACATTTATCCGCCACTGCCTCGGAGATACCCTTGACGGGCTTCGCGACGGTCTCTCCCACTTCTCAGGACCCAGCCGGGCGGCCATTCTTTTTGCGATGGCCCCGGATGCGCCAGCCTATGTTTTCGACCCCCAGCATCTTCTGTCAGGACACGAGCCCCGACTCAGGGAACTCTTTCTGGAAAACCGGGAGTGGCGAAACCGCCCGCCAATGCGCCCTGGCAGTTTAAAATTCAATCATATCATGCCGGAAAAAAACCTGCAGTTGACGGGGTTGATCTCCTACGGCGGCCGATCCGGTGCGGTCTATTATCAAATGTGGTTTACCGAACATCACCCGGACATGTGCAGCCTGGGCCCTACCGAACGGTGGCTGGAACACGCCGCCTGGCGTTTCTCTCACGACATGGCCAGCGAGAGCACCTTGTATACGGGAATTTCCGGTGGCTTTCTGCGTGAGTATGCCGCCCATGCCGTCCGCGATGATGTGGTCGACCGCATGAACATGATACTGGGCTGGGACACCCGGCTGCGCATCTATCCTATCCTGGATGCCGTTCTGGAACTTTCCCGCACCCGGGAAGAAGGCGCCTGGCCCCGCGGCGAGCTGGTTTTTGTCGAGCCCCACGCGATTGAACAAATCCCTTTTCTGGTCCACTTTTCACCGTCGGAACAGCCCGCCCTGGAAAACATCAAACACGTCCGCAAACTGCTGGCCGCAGTGGAACAGGCCGGTTTAAAGCTGATTTCCGATGGACAGAGCGTGGCCGGCATCGCCACCGAGAATCTGCCATCGTTCACCATCACCGCTGATTTCAAAGGCGGCCACGGCTTTCTGCGGGTAGTCGACGAGACGGTCTGCAGTTTTGCCGACGGCACCTACCAGTCCACGACCCGACGGGCCAACCTGGTTCACCTGGAAGAGGCGTTTTTGGAAAGCGAACTGGATGCAGAAATCGGCAACACCCTCTTTAAGATCGTGGCAGCCCTGGTTCATCAGGCCGTGGACCAGAAACATGGTGCCACCATCGTGCTGGACCTGAACCCGACGCCGATTTTCATCTCCGGACAGTCCTTCGAGCGTCCCCGGGACCTTCGCGACCCGGCCATTCTCAATCTGGCCAAATCCCTGTTCAGGGTAGACGGGGCTCTGCACATCGGTGCGGACATGCACCTTCACGGATTCGCCTGTCTGCTGGACGGACGCTCCTTCCCGGGTGAAAATCGGGCACGCGGGGCACGCTACAATTCAGCCCTTCGGTTTACCGCCGAGCATGACAATGTTATTGTGGTGGTGGTCTCGTCGGACCGGCCGGTATCTGTCATTCAGGCAGGCATCGAAGCCAGCGCCGCCTGCCAATGGAAGCCGGTATCCCATCTTATTCTCACACCGATCCCTCTCGAGGAGTGGGTCCGCCGCAATGGCGACTGA
- a CDS encoding cyclic 2,3-diphosphoglycerate synthase, protein MVERVIIMGAAGRDFHNFNVYFRENERYDVVGFTATQIPDIDGRIYPSMLSGSRYPDGIPIYPDSRLVELIRKRQVDLVAFSYSDVPHIEVMHKASQVTAAGADFIIIGAPYTMLESKRTVISVCAVRTGCGKSQTSRHVVRLLQKMGKRVVCVRHPMPYGDLTRQIVQRFSSRDDLVSQHCTIEEREEYEPVIDMGAVVYAGVDYGLILEAAEKEGDVIVWDGGNNDTPFFKPDLHIVVFDPHRAGHETGYHPGETNMLMADVAVINKVDSALPEKVEQVRRTIATHNPAATIILADSAVSVEDPSRVMGRRVLVVEDGPTLTHGEMAYGAGVIAARRFGAASLADPRPYLKGSLVDTFDRYSHMGTLLPAMGYSPGQIKDLEATINDCPCDLVLSATPIDLTAVVRVNKPVVRVRYTYADNSSPTLEAVIRKRLKDRL, encoded by the coding sequence ATGGTCGAAAGAGTGATCATCATGGGCGCTGCAGGCAGGGATTTTCACAATTTCAACGTCTATTTCAGGGAGAACGAGCGCTACGATGTGGTCGGTTTCACCGCCACCCAGATTCCCGATATCGATGGCCGGATCTATCCGTCGATGCTGTCGGGCAGCCGTTATCCGGATGGAATCCCCATCTATCCGGACAGCCGCCTGGTGGAACTGATCCGCAAGCGCCAGGTGGATCTGGTGGCGTTTTCCTACAGTGACGTTCCCCACATCGAGGTGATGCACAAGGCCTCGCAGGTTACTGCTGCCGGTGCCGATTTCATCATTATCGGGGCACCCTACACCATGCTCGAATCCAAACGCACGGTCATCTCGGTGTGTGCGGTGCGCACCGGCTGCGGCAAGTCCCAGACCAGCCGCCACGTGGTCAGGCTATTGCAGAAGATGGGCAAACGCGTGGTCTGCGTCCGTCATCCCATGCCTTACGGCGATCTGACCCGCCAGATCGTACAGCGCTTCTCTTCCCGCGACGATTTGGTCAGCCAGCACTGCACCATCGAGGAACGCGAAGAGTACGAACCGGTGATCGACATGGGCGCGGTGGTATACGCCGGCGTGGATTACGGCCTGATCTTGGAGGCGGCTGAAAAGGAGGGCGACGTGATCGTCTGGGACGGCGGCAACAACGATACGCCGTTTTTCAAACCGGATCTGCACATCGTGGTCTTCGATCCCCACCGTGCCGGCCACGAAACCGGCTACCACCCCGGCGAGACCAACATGCTCATGGCCGACGTGGCCGTGATCAACAAGGTCGACAGCGCCCTGCCCGAGAAGGTCGAGCAGGTGCGTCGGACCATCGCCACGCATAACCCCGCGGCAACGATTATCCTTGCCGATTCCGCCGTATCCGTGGAGGACCCGTCCCGGGTGATGGGCCGGCGCGTTCTCGTGGTGGAGGATGGTCCCACCCTGACCCACGGAGAGATGGCCTATGGTGCCGGCGTGATCGCCGCCCGCCGGTTTGGTGCGGCCTCCCTGGCCGATCCGCGACCCTACCTCAAGGGGTCGCTGGTGGATACCTTTGACCGCTATTCCCATATGGGCACCCTGCTGCCGGCCATGGGGTACAGCCCCGGACAGATCAAGGATCTTGAGGCGACCATCAACGACTGCCCGTGCGACCTGGTGCTGTCGGCCACCCCCATCGATCTGACGGCGGTCGTCAGGGTCAACAAACCGGTCGTCCGGGTCCGCTACACTTACGCTGACAACAGCTCGCCAACGCTTGAAGCGGTGATCCGCAAGCGCTTGAAGGATCGATTGTAA